DNA sequence from the Candidatus Sulfotelmatobacter sp. genome:
GAAGTAGCGCGGTGAGCTCGTGATGACTCCTGGCCGGTTATCTCGCGGCGAGTTCGCCGTACCAGTAGGCGGCGGTGACGCCGCCATCCATGAGGAAGTCGCTGCCCGTAATGAAGGCGCCATCAGGGCTCATCAGGAGCGCGCCGACCGTTCCAACCTCGTCTGGAGTGCCCGCACGTCCTGCCGGGCAAAGGTCGATCATGCGTCGGTAGCCTTCGCCGCGGG
Encoded proteins:
- a CDS encoding SDR family oxidoreductase, which encodes MCRRDGTRRRSSAGADADGWCWRNSESEAVRWGKRGARVNAISPGIIITPLAKDELSGPRGEGYRRMIDLCPAGRAGTPDEVGTVGALLMSPDGAFITGSDFLMDGGVTAAYWYGELAAR